In the genome of Daucus carota subsp. sativus chromosome 9, DH1 v3.0, whole genome shotgun sequence, the window AAAACTATTGCAGGTTCCTTTGCCTCCGGACCAAACACCTGCTTGGGTGAAGCCGGAATGGAAAGATCTCCTTAAAGGCGACTGTGCCAAAACAAAGGCTCATGCGATTGTGGCAGCGGATGGTTCTGGCAAATTTAAAACTGTTGGCGAAGCAATAAAATCGATTCCACCAGATAATCCAGAcgtgtatattatatacgtTAAGACTGGTGTTTATGCTGAAAATGTTTTGATTGGACCTAATATGCCTAATGTGGTGTTGGTTGGAGATGGCCCGACTGCGTCGAAGATCACGGGTTCCAGATCGGAGAAGTGTGGTTACAACACACTGCAATCTGCAACTGTTGGTAAGTCGCACTTGTTCCATCTCCCACAAGTTACAATTTGGGAAAATTAAACtataggtccctgaactattgaCATTTTATTGTTTAGGTCTCAAAATTAAAGATTCCGTATTTTAGACCACTTAACATATGgaaaagttaagtgacctaAAATACGAAATCTTTAATTCACTTAACATATGgaaaagttaagtgacctaAAATACGAAATCTTTAAttcagggacctagacaataaaacgtcaatTGTTCAGGGacctataattttattttcttttagaaTTTTGTAAGAGAAAAACTCTTCTCAACCTTTAAGCTCTCATGCGACTAGccaacttatatatatagttagttAGTTAAGTTCTACGGAGACTCGTTGCACAATGTTTGTTCTTAGaggaaaatatgttatcttataaaatatatgctAGGAAGAACAcaattatacatattatataactTAAAAGTTATCTAAGTTCTGCAAGCAATAAACTGCAAAACATatttctgcaaaacatgttccGCAAGTTATAGAACATGTTCCAGAATATGCAAGTTATAAAACATGTTCCAAACATGCGtgaattttatgattttcaatGGAATAGTGATctttatataacatatttaatgggaaaaaaattattataatttaatcgaAAAACATATATGATCTACACGGTCTCCAATAACATATATGGAgtaattataaaattcaataGTTGGAATACTTTTGGTTGCTGTAGAAGTAACTTGTATTTGATCTTTATAGACCTGTTAAACATTGTTCAAATATGAGATTGTCTATGTTAACATTAAATATCTCAGGTGTCCTAAGCAAAACAATCAGTTCACCCTAAATTGATTGTGCCTAAAAATATACAGGAGTGGAGGGATTCAATTTCTTGGCAAAAGACATGGGATTCGAGAACACAGCACCAGCAGATGCAGGTCCTGCAGTGGCACTTCGCATAGCAGCTGACAAATCAGTTGTGATCAATTGTCGTATGGATGGTTTCCAAGACACTCTCTTCGCTCAAGTTTACCGCCAGTTCTACCGTGATTGTATTGTATCAGGCACCATTGATTTTGTTTTCGGAGGTGGAATTGCCATCTTCCAAAACTGTCAAATATATGCGAGAAAACCTGCAGTAGGACAGGCTAACATGATATTAGCACAAAATCGAGAATTTAAGGATGACATTTCAGGAATAGTCCTAGACAGTTGTTCTTTGGGTCCACAACCTGATCTCGCGGCTGATCCTGTAATCCAATCTTTCTTGGGCCGCCCCTGGAAACCGTTTTCGAGAATGATTGTTATGAATTCACAGATTGAAGGTTTTATTAATGCGTCAGGATGGGATATTTGGCTCCCTAACCAACCAAATACTCAGGATTCATATATTGTAGAGTACAACAACAAAGGCCCCGGGGCAGATGTTTCGAAGAGGGTGACATGGCCTAGTATTAAGAAAATTGCTGGTGATGAAGCTAATACATATACCACTACAGCTTTCCTAAAAGGGGACACGTGGATTCCAGCTACCGGTGTTCCTTGCACGGCAAGTGGTCCACCTAGCCTTTCAGCTGCTCCTGCAGGTGGCGGTGCCCCTGCTAGCGGGGGTGCCCCTGCCAGCGGGGGTGCCCCGGCTAGTGGGGGTGCCCCGGCCAGTGGCGGTGCCCCTGCGAGCGGCGGTTCCCCTGCTAGCGGCGGTTCCCCTGCCTGAACCACCACTGCCACTAAAGTGTTGATTGTATAGCTTTTGTAAATAGGCAGAAATGAAAACCATGCAAGCATGTCACcgcaattatttatttttaccaaAATGATTATAATGTTGCCATATATAATTTGGCAATGTTGTGCAATTTATGTAGGCCTTCAGGATGTACATCATCTTTTTTTTATTGGCATgagtcatttattttttatatatgtttttcatCTCAGGTTTTAAACTATTCTTCACAGTCTTGTTATTAAAAATTTTTGCACTTTTAGAATGTTATATTATACTGGAAGCATTTCTTATGGAGTTAAGCACGTATGTAATTCAATTTCATTTGGTTTTAGAGTAAAACATGTGACACTAGAAGATCATTCATGCAAAGTACAGCCTGAGATGCCAAGTCGGCAATCGATCGATACAGCTCCTAATTTTCTTCTACACGGATTGATTCCATCATTTTCATGACGAATGCTTTGTCTACAACAAATTCATCTATTCA includes:
- the LOC108201585 gene encoding pectinesterase — translated: MALNKKVGIIGFCSVLLVAMVVGVVYTHVNSGDSEAEEGKKDQIKESRKAVKSICQPTQYRETCEKNLMPVAKNDTDPKDLIKAGFDFAMQHIHETVKQSKLLQEAEKDPRTASAFKVCKNVLRRALKDLQRSFDRMTDFDFEDLDDRLFDLKVWLSSASKGQNTCCDAFEKTTGEAGEKMKELLRISKELTINGFQMIDELTRVLKDMQIQGTNTRKLLQVPLPPDQTPAWVKPEWKDLLKGDCAKTKAHAIVAADGSGKFKTVGEAIKSIPPDNPDVYIIYVKTGVYAENVLIGPNMPNVVLVGDGPTASKITGSRSEKCGYNTLQSATVGVEGFNFLAKDMGFENTAPADAGPAVALRIAADKSVVINCRMDGFQDTLFAQVYRQFYRDCIVSGTIDFVFGGGIAIFQNCQIYARKPAVGQANMILAQNREFKDDISGIVLDSCSLGPQPDLAADPVIQSFLGRPWKPFSRMIVMNSQIEGFINASGWDIWLPNQPNTQDSYIVEYNNKGPGADVSKRVTWPSIKKIAGDEANTYTTTAFLKGDTWIPATGVPCTASGPPSLSAAPAGGGAPASGGAPASGGAPASGGAPASGGAPASGGSPASGGSPA